A stretch of the Archangium violaceum genome encodes the following:
- a CDS encoding M20/M25/M40 family metallo-hydrolase, with the protein MGTTKFAAVALWLACATPAFAGTQDKEVWITIGTDALEPVRASFRGRGQELAAPVREKDGVAMLRVRESQLDQLAEVMHSKLNRCAGFIAHETEEQALTAVETHNTVQAAQPRISYTLDNATTANALLSGVQESYIRSTITSLSTKWTSRRHNLQSGIDAANWLKTQWTTLAGGRSDVTVSLFTHSSTVTPQPSVILTIKGTTLPNEVVVLGGHLDSINGSGSSYSAPGADDDASGVASLTEVIRVAMAKGYKPARTVKFMAYAAEEIGLRGSGAIAAQHKSSGINVVGVLQLDMTNYRGSSYDIVLVSDYTNAAQNTFLTNLIKQYLPGVTSTTTRCGYGCSDHASWHNQGYPASIPFEALMGQDNPYIHTSNDTLTQSAGSAQNSVKFAKLAAAYVAELAKGTATSLQPADADTGR; encoded by the coding sequence ATGGGAACGACGAAGTTCGCCGCAGTTGCGTTGTGGTTGGCGTGCGCCACGCCCGCGTTCGCGGGAACACAGGACAAGGAGGTGTGGATCACCATCGGCACGGACGCGCTGGAGCCGGTGCGTGCCTCGTTCCGGGGGCGGGGACAGGAGCTGGCCGCTCCGGTGCGCGAGAAGGACGGCGTGGCGATGTTGCGCGTGCGCGAGTCCCAGCTGGATCAGCTGGCCGAGGTGATGCACTCCAAGCTCAACCGGTGCGCGGGCTTCATCGCCCATGAAACCGAGGAGCAGGCGCTGACGGCGGTGGAGACCCACAACACCGTGCAGGCCGCCCAGCCCCGGATCAGCTACACCCTCGACAACGCCACGACGGCGAACGCGCTGCTGTCCGGAGTTCAGGAGTCGTACATCCGGAGCACCATCACCTCGCTGTCCACGAAGTGGACCTCGCGCCGCCACAACCTGCAGTCGGGCATCGACGCGGCCAACTGGCTGAAGACCCAGTGGACGACGCTCGCTGGCGGGCGCAGCGACGTCACGGTGTCGCTCTTCACGCACTCCAGCACCGTCACCCCGCAGCCGTCCGTCATCCTCACCATCAAGGGCACCACGCTGCCCAACGAGGTGGTGGTGCTCGGCGGACACCTGGACTCCATCAACGGCAGCGGCTCCTCCTACAGCGCGCCCGGCGCGGACGATGACGCCTCGGGCGTGGCCTCGCTCACCGAGGTCATCCGCGTGGCCATGGCCAAGGGCTACAAGCCGGCGAGGACGGTGAAGTTCATGGCCTACGCCGCCGAGGAGATCGGGCTCAGGGGCTCGGGGGCGATCGCCGCCCAGCACAAGAGCAGCGGCATCAACGTGGTGGGCGTGCTGCAGCTGGACATGACCAACTACCGGGGCTCCAGCTACGACATCGTCCTGGTGTCCGATTACACCAACGCCGCCCAGAACACCTTCCTCACGAACCTCATCAAGCAGTACCTGCCGGGAGTGACCTCGACCACCACGCGCTGCGGCTATGGGTGCTCGGACCACGCCTCCTGGCACAACCAGGGCTATCCGGCCTCCATCCCCTTCGAGGCGCTGATGGGCCAGGACAACCCGTACATCCACACCTCGAACGACACCCTGACGCAGTCGGCCGGGAGCGCGCAGAACTCGGTCAAGTTCGCGAAGCTCGCCGCGGCCTATGTGGCCGAGCTGGCCAAGGGTACGGCCACCAGCCTGCAGCCCGCGGACGCCGACACCGGCCGGTGA
- a CDS encoding serine/threonine-protein kinase, with protein MSALPDGHQVTCACGARFPVRMGPASFQEDPELSAPTLVRPSLPSAGTALEQRVLEGEGAAGTPVELPGYALERVLGRGGMGEVWLARQKSLGRRVAVKVLPPRLAKDPEFVTRFDKEATALAALNHPNIVQIIDRGVAGEHYYFVMEYVEGRSLREVMRELSPPEALRMALQVARAIECAHDKDIIHRDLKPENILLDGRGHVKVADFGLAGIRRPDSRLQLTATAVAMGTLNYMAPEQRRDAKSVDGRADLFSFGVVLYEMLTGELPVGRFKLPSERVPGLDSRVDEIVARLLENEPEARYARAAEVCQALEALVSSISLPPALARAESLSPVRRRLRSGWRTMRVALTVLGGMVVIFAGARRVLGPATLLQWGDKKVVLGSWGPRLVAVPVDKPWPANTDADLFVTSTLEDLPDGRVRLGVDFVVGHAELSAHAGTWTLENGQLHAIQGGNEASGGQLIPRAYLSDYYFSSDDFSAEAWMSTSPLGKGYAEEPDAQHFAELSYRVKGVQVSVFAIPGTGMRLGWKYTTADGQEVAGNSSQDVESLVQDETPVPQGPFRVKLQLKKKKNGVEVSAYLNGGNEPFVQKFLEGLQGRSAKVALGCRNLVCTFDDVVVRGIQTEKSNRVADTQQE; from the coding sequence GTGAGCGCTCTTCCGGACGGTCACCAGGTGACGTGTGCCTGCGGGGCCCGCTTCCCGGTGCGGATGGGGCCGGCCTCCTTCCAGGAGGATCCCGAGTTGTCCGCGCCCACGCTGGTGCGCCCCTCGTTGCCCTCGGCGGGGACGGCGCTGGAGCAGCGGGTGCTCGAAGGGGAGGGCGCGGCCGGCACGCCGGTGGAGTTGCCGGGCTACGCGCTGGAGCGCGTGCTGGGCCGGGGCGGGATGGGCGAGGTGTGGCTGGCGCGGCAGAAGTCCCTGGGCCGCAGGGTGGCGGTGAAGGTGCTGCCGCCGCGGCTGGCGAAGGATCCCGAGTTCGTCACGCGCTTCGACAAGGAGGCCACGGCGCTCGCGGCGCTCAACCACCCCAACATCGTCCAGATCATCGACCGCGGGGTGGCCGGGGAGCACTACTACTTCGTGATGGAGTACGTGGAGGGCCGCTCGCTGCGCGAGGTGATGCGCGAGCTGTCGCCTCCCGAGGCCCTGCGCATGGCGCTGCAGGTGGCGCGGGCCATCGAGTGCGCGCACGACAAGGACATCATCCACCGCGACCTGAAGCCGGAGAACATCCTGCTGGATGGGCGCGGGCACGTGAAGGTGGCGGACTTCGGGCTGGCGGGCATCCGCCGTCCGGACTCGCGGCTGCAGCTCACCGCCACTGCGGTGGCCATGGGGACGCTCAACTACATGGCCCCGGAGCAGCGCCGGGACGCGAAGAGCGTGGACGGGCGCGCGGACCTGTTCTCCTTCGGCGTGGTGCTCTACGAGATGCTCACCGGCGAGCTGCCGGTGGGGCGCTTCAAGCTGCCATCCGAGCGCGTGCCGGGGCTGGACTCGCGGGTGGACGAGATCGTGGCGCGGCTGCTGGAGAACGAGCCCGAGGCGCGCTATGCGCGGGCCGCCGAGGTGTGCCAGGCGCTCGAGGCGCTCGTGTCGAGCATCTCGCTGCCGCCGGCTCTGGCGCGGGCCGAGTCGCTCAGCCCGGTGCGCCGCCGGCTGCGGTCGGGCTGGCGCACGATGCGGGTGGCGCTGACGGTGTTGGGTGGGATGGTGGTGATCTTCGCCGGGGCGAGAAGGGTGCTGGGCCCGGCGACGCTTCTCCAGTGGGGCGACAAGAAGGTGGTGCTCGGCTCGTGGGGTCCGCGGCTGGTTGCGGTGCCGGTGGACAAACCGTGGCCGGCCAACACCGATGCGGACCTCTTCGTGACCTCGACGCTGGAGGACCTGCCGGATGGACGGGTGCGCCTGGGCGTGGACTTCGTGGTGGGCCATGCGGAGCTGAGCGCCCATGCGGGGACGTGGACGCTGGAGAACGGCCAGCTCCATGCGATCCAGGGGGGCAATGAAGCGAGCGGCGGACAGTTGATCCCCCGCGCGTACCTGTCCGACTACTACTTCTCCAGCGACGACTTCTCCGCCGAGGCGTGGATGAGCACGAGCCCGCTGGGCAAGGGCTACGCCGAGGAGCCGGACGCGCAGCACTTCGCCGAGCTGTCCTACCGGGTCAAGGGCGTGCAGGTGTCCGTCTTCGCCATCCCGGGGACGGGCATGCGGCTGGGCTGGAAGTACACCACCGCGGATGGCCAGGAGGTGGCGGGCAACAGCTCGCAGGACGTGGAGAGCCTGGTTCAGGACGAGACACCGGTGCCCCAGGGTCCCTTCCGCGTGAAGCTTCAGCTGAAGAAGAAGAAGAACGGCGTGGAGGTGAGTGCCTACCTCAACGGCGGTAACGAGCCCTTCGTGCAAAAGTTCCTGGAGGGCCTCCAGGGGCGCTCGGCGAAGGTGGCGCTGGGCTGCCGCAACCTCGTCTGCACCTTCGATGACGTGGTGGTGCGCGGCATCCAGACCGAGAAGTCCAACAGGGTGGCGGATACCCAACAGGAGTGA
- the ltrA gene encoding group II intron reverse transcriptase/maturase, which translates to MAGTPSPTTVSTKLQRIATLARQAPDTAFTTLAHHIDLEWLREAYRRTRKDGAVGADGQTAEQYAENLEVNLQGLLNRAKSGLYRAPPVRRVHIPKGDGKTTRPLGIPTFEDKVLQRAVAMVLEAVYEQDFLPCSFGFRPGRSAHQALQRLWESLTRTRGGWVLEVDIRKFFDTLEHDRLQQLVQRRVRDGVLLRLIGKWLNAGVLDGKEVTHPDQGTPQGGVISPLLANIYLHEVLDVWFEREVKPRLKGSAELIRYADDFVICFTIEEDARRVMAVLPKRFGKYGLTLHPEKTRLVEFRSNRPKPPREAEGGRSFDLLGFTHYWGRSRRGAWVVKRKTASNRLSRALKQVTQWCRLNRHRPLTEQHRVLTQKLRGHYGYFGITGNSKALVAFAWEVRKRWHKWLSRRTRQARTTWEKFDQIVRRFPLPKPRVVHSLYRRAANP; encoded by the coding sequence ATGGCGGGGACACCGAGCCCTACAACCGTATCAACGAAACTCCAGCGGATAGCGACGTTGGCGAGGCAGGCGCCGGACACGGCGTTCACCACGCTGGCTCACCACATCGACTTGGAGTGGCTACGAGAGGCATATCGGCGCACACGCAAGGACGGTGCAGTCGGAGCGGACGGGCAGACGGCGGAGCAATATGCGGAGAACCTGGAAGTCAACCTCCAGGGGCTTCTCAACCGCGCGAAGTCCGGCCTCTACCGGGCACCGCCCGTCAGGCGTGTGCATATTCCCAAAGGGGATGGGAAGACGACCCGTCCTCTGGGCATCCCGACCTTTGAAGACAAGGTACTGCAAAGGGCGGTGGCCATGGTGCTGGAGGCAGTCTACGAGCAGGACTTCCTGCCCTGCTCGTTCGGCTTCCGCCCAGGGAGAAGTGCGCATCAGGCACTGCAACGCCTCTGGGAGTCGCTGACGAGAACGAGAGGTGGATGGGTCCTCGAGGTGGACATCCGAAAGTTCTTCGACACCCTGGAACATGACCGGCTCCAGCAGCTCGTCCAGCGAAGGGTGCGAGATGGGGTGCTGCTCCGTCTCATCGGGAAATGGCTGAATGCAGGGGTTCTGGACGGGAAGGAAGTAACGCATCCCGACCAGGGGACCCCACAAGGTGGTGTCATCTCGCCCTTGCTGGCGAACATCTACCTCCACGAGGTTCTGGACGTGTGGTTCGAGCGTGAAGTCAAACCGCGCCTGAAGGGTAGCGCGGAACTCATCCGCTATGCGGACGACTTCGTGATATGTTTCACCATTGAGGAAGATGCTCGCCGCGTCATGGCGGTACTCCCCAAGAGGTTCGGGAAGTATGGCCTGACGCTCCACCCGGAAAAGACCCGGTTGGTGGAGTTCCGATCCAACCGCCCCAAGCCTCCACGTGAGGCAGAGGGCGGTCGGAGCTTCGACCTGCTGGGATTCACGCACTACTGGGGAAGATCTCGGCGGGGCGCCTGGGTGGTGAAACGCAAGACAGCCTCCAACCGGTTGAGCCGAGCGCTGAAACAGGTGACGCAATGGTGTCGTCTCAATCGGCACCGGCCGTTAACCGAGCAGCACCGCGTCCTCACGCAGAAGCTACGGGGGCACTATGGGTACTTCGGTATCACCGGGAACTCAAAGGCACTCGTGGCGTTTGCATGGGAGGTACGCAAGAGGTGGCACAAATGGCTATCGCGACGAACGCGGCAGGCTCGGACGACATGGGAGAAGTTCGACCAAATCGTTCGACGCTTTCCGTTACCAAAACCGCGTGTAGTTCATAGCCTCTACCGACGCGCAGCGAATCCATGA
- a CDS encoding MmcQ/YjbR family DNA-binding protein translates to MTLDTVRELALALPGVEEGFSYGTPAFRVGKKLLARMHEDGETLVLKVDLLVRDSLLVADPDTFFITEHYQDHPYMLVRLATVQREPLRGLLETAWRSLAPKRLLASRKEGA, encoded by the coding sequence GTGACCCTCGACACGGTGCGCGAGCTCGCGCTGGCGCTGCCCGGCGTGGAGGAAGGGTTCTCGTATGGGACGCCCGCGTTCCGGGTCGGCAAGAAGCTCCTGGCCCGCATGCACGAGGACGGTGAGACGCTCGTCCTCAAGGTGGACCTCCTCGTGCGCGACTCCCTCCTGGTGGCCGACCCGGACACCTTCTTCATCACGGAGCACTACCAGGACCATCCGTACATGCTCGTGCGGCTCGCGACCGTCCAGCGCGAGCCGCTGAGAGGTCTGCTCGAAACGGCCTGGCGGAGCCTCGCCCCGAAGCGGCTCCTCGCCTCCAGGAAGGAAGGGGCCTGA
- the istA gene encoding IS21 family transposase codes for MISPELAARIRRLHFAEHWKVGTICSELGVHHDTVRRALTLERVSGTGVKSVRPTLLDAYKDFIQATLEAHPRLTAMRLFHMVKARGYVGGPLQVRRYVRTVRPTSRAEAFLRRSTLPGEEAQVDWGHFGTLPVGNTRRPLCCFVLVLGHSRALYARFFLDMTLESFLKGHVLAFQALGGVPRALLYDNLKSVVLERAGDAIRFHPRLLELAGHYHFAPKPCAPYRGNEKGKVERTIRYLRDSFFAARTFSGVDDLNAQAARWAAEVAHARHLPGDVTGRTVATALEEERPRLLPLPAHPFPTDVVRPVASGKTPYVRFDSNDYSIPHTLVKKPLTLVASETRVRVLDGSEEVASHPRSFEKGRTLEQPGHLAALADAKARAHELRGRDLLRASCPQAEGFLAALAQRDLSLSHHTAQLLKLLELHGARALDEALAEALRKGAVSAPAVAHLLDQRARRQRQPPPLSVVLPDDPRIAASRTRPHSLADYDRLLDKDSTDDDSAR; via the coding sequence ATGATTTCCCCCGAGCTCGCCGCCCGCATCCGCCGACTGCACTTCGCCGAGCACTGGAAGGTGGGCACCATCTGCTCCGAGCTGGGCGTGCACCACGACACCGTCCGGCGCGCCCTGACGCTCGAGCGCGTCAGCGGCACGGGGGTGAAGTCCGTCAGGCCCACGCTGCTGGATGCCTACAAGGACTTCATCCAAGCCACCCTGGAGGCCCACCCACGCCTCACCGCCATGCGCCTCTTCCACATGGTGAAGGCGCGCGGCTACGTGGGTGGCCCGCTCCAGGTGCGCCGTTACGTGCGCACGGTGCGTCCCACCTCTCGCGCCGAGGCCTTCCTGCGCCGCAGCACGCTTCCGGGCGAGGAGGCCCAGGTGGATTGGGGGCACTTCGGCACGCTGCCCGTGGGTAACACGCGCCGCCCTCTGTGCTGCTTCGTCCTGGTGCTGGGCCACAGCCGCGCCCTCTACGCGCGCTTCTTCCTCGACATGACGCTGGAGAGCTTCCTCAAAGGCCACGTGCTGGCCTTCCAGGCGCTGGGGGGCGTGCCGCGCGCGCTGCTGTACGACAACTTGAAGTCCGTGGTGCTCGAGCGCGCCGGCGACGCCATCCGCTTCCACCCGCGCCTGCTGGAATTGGCCGGCCACTACCACTTCGCCCCCAAGCCCTGTGCCCCCTACCGCGGCAACGAGAAGGGCAAGGTGGAACGCACCATCCGCTACCTGCGCGACTCCTTCTTCGCCGCGCGCACCTTCAGCGGCGTGGATGACCTCAACGCGCAAGCGGCGCGGTGGGCGGCCGAGGTGGCCCACGCGCGCCACTTGCCCGGCGACGTCACCGGGCGCACCGTCGCCACGGCCCTCGAGGAGGAACGCCCGCGGCTGCTGCCCCTGCCCGCACACCCGTTTCCCACGGACGTGGTGCGCCCCGTCGCCTCTGGCAAGACGCCCTACGTGCGCTTTGACTCCAACGACTACTCCATTCCACACACCCTGGTGAAGAAGCCCCTCACCCTGGTGGCCTCCGAGACACGCGTACGCGTGCTGGACGGCTCCGAGGAGGTGGCCTCCCACCCGCGCTCCTTCGAGAAGGGCCGCACTCTGGAGCAGCCCGGCCACCTCGCCGCCCTCGCCGACGCCAAGGCCCGCGCGCACGAGCTGCGCGGCCGAGACTTGCTGCGCGCCTCCTGCCCGCAGGCAGAGGGCTTCCTCGCGGCCCTCGCCCAGCGCGACCTCTCGCTGTCACACCACACTGCTCAATTGCTGAAGTTACTGGAGCTCCACGGCGCACGCGCCCTGGATGAGGCCCTCGCCGAGGCCCTGCGCAAGGGGGCGGTGAGCGCCCCCGCCGTGGCCCACCTCCTGGACCAGCGCGCTCGCCGCCAGCGTCAACCTCCACCACTCAGCGTGGTGCTGCCGGATGACCCGCGCATCGCCGCCTCACGTACCCGCCCCCACTCCCTCGCCGACTACGACCGCCTCCTCGACAAGGACTCCACCGATGACGACTCCGCTCGCTGA
- a CDS encoding EcsC family protein, producing MADEEKDEGSTLLKFIEKWAITPEDAKEISRKYRQQSESKYPNDSAAKHQERVSDKIIARYAKLSAMSGGATALTGIIPGLGTALAALGGGLADTAICMKLQVDMTCCLAEAFGYDLNRQDARELTFLIAAGGALEKAGEELGVKIASKAGVRLLRQYLKGAALQAVKAFFRRIGIVFTRKALERALPFGVGVFIGSSANYALTKYVGAQAKEWFIIDREMPEAGPDEAEAA from the coding sequence ATGGCGGATGAAGAGAAGGATGAAGGCTCGACGCTCCTGAAGTTCATCGAAAAGTGGGCAATTACCCCAGAAGACGCCAAAGAGATCTCTCGGAAGTACAGGCAACAGTCCGAGTCCAAATACCCAAATGACTCCGCAGCCAAGCATCAGGAGCGGGTATCCGACAAGATCATCGCCCGGTATGCGAAGCTCTCTGCGATGTCTGGAGGGGCAACGGCCCTTACTGGCATCATCCCAGGATTGGGAACAGCACTTGCCGCATTGGGCGGTGGGCTCGCCGACACAGCGATTTGCATGAAGCTGCAAGTCGACATGACCTGCTGCCTTGCCGAAGCATTCGGCTATGATCTCAACCGGCAAGACGCTCGTGAACTCACCTTCCTCATCGCGGCCGGAGGTGCATTGGAAAAGGCGGGCGAAGAACTGGGAGTGAAAATCGCCTCAAAAGCGGGTGTTCGCCTCTTACGCCAATATCTCAAGGGGGCAGCACTTCAGGCCGTCAAGGCATTCTTCAGGCGCATAGGGATTGTTTTCACACGAAAGGCACTGGAAAGGGCCTTGCCATTCGGCGTTGGGGTCTTCATTGGCAGCAGCGCCAACTACGCCCTTACGAAGTACGTGGGAGCACAAGCCAAGGAGTGGTTCATCATCGACCGTGAAATGCCGGAAGCGGGACCCGACGAAGCCGAAGCAGCCTGA
- a CDS encoding pyridoxal-phosphate dependent enzyme, with product MRTAPLPVDLLGLIGNTPMVKVTQLDTGPCELFLKLENHNPGGSIKDRIGLSMITAAEQSGQLGPHQMHLVEATAGNTGLGLALVAAQKGYRLTLVIPDKMSQEKVLHLKALGAEVVMTRSDVEKGHPDYYQDMAERIARELGAFYVNQFANPANPLAHETTTGPEIAAQLDHRLDAMVCGVGSGGTLAGLSRYFANAIPGCEMVLADPAGSVLADYVKTGTMGKAGSWVVEGIGEDFLPPNADLSRVKKAYSIPDAESLETARMLLKKAGILGGSSTGTLLAAALRYCREQTTPRRVCTLVCDSGNKYLSKMFNEFWMADQGFLPRQAHGDLRDVITRRYADRAVVTLSPTDALLVAYARMKLYDVSQLPVLEGNKVVGMIDESDLLLAAINDETRLRLPVRDFMSTRLQTVDVRTPLPELLTLLDKGFVPIVMAGEEFIGLITRIDLLNHLRRKLR from the coding sequence ATGCGCACCGCTCCACTCCCCGTCGATCTCCTTGGCCTCATCGGCAACACCCCCATGGTGAAGGTGACCCAGCTCGACACCGGCCCGTGCGAGCTGTTCCTCAAGCTCGAGAACCACAACCCGGGCGGCTCCATCAAGGATCGCATCGGCCTGTCGATGATCACGGCGGCGGAGCAGTCGGGCCAGCTCGGACCGCACCAGATGCACCTCGTGGAGGCGACGGCGGGCAACACGGGCCTGGGCCTGGCGCTCGTCGCGGCGCAGAAGGGCTACCGGCTCACGCTCGTCATCCCGGACAAGATGAGCCAGGAGAAGGTCCTGCACCTCAAGGCGCTCGGCGCCGAGGTGGTGATGACGCGCTCGGACGTGGAGAAGGGCCACCCGGACTACTACCAGGACATGGCCGAGCGCATCGCCCGTGAGCTGGGGGCCTTCTACGTCAACCAGTTCGCCAACCCGGCGAACCCGCTCGCGCACGAGACCACCACGGGCCCGGAGATCGCCGCCCAGCTCGACCACCGGCTGGACGCGATGGTGTGCGGCGTCGGCTCGGGAGGAACGCTCGCGGGGCTGTCGCGCTACTTCGCCAATGCCATTCCCGGGTGCGAGATGGTGCTCGCGGACCCCGCGGGCTCGGTGCTCGCGGACTACGTGAAGACGGGCACGATGGGCAAGGCGGGCTCCTGGGTCGTCGAGGGCATCGGCGAGGACTTCCTGCCGCCCAACGCGGACCTCTCCCGGGTGAAGAAGGCCTACTCGATTCCCGATGCGGAGAGCCTCGAGACGGCGCGCATGCTGCTCAAGAAGGCGGGGATCCTCGGGGGCTCGTCCACGGGGACGCTCCTGGCGGCGGCGCTGCGCTACTGCCGCGAGCAGACCACGCCCAGGCGCGTGTGCACACTCGTGTGCGACAGCGGCAACAAGTACCTGTCGAAGATGTTCAACGAGTTCTGGATGGCGGATCAGGGCTTCCTGCCGCGCCAGGCCCATGGAGACCTGCGCGACGTCATCACCCGCCGCTACGCGGACCGGGCGGTCGTGACGCTGTCGCCCACGGACGCGCTGCTCGTCGCCTACGCGCGGATGAAGCTCTACGACGTCTCCCAGCTCCCGGTGCTCGAGGGCAACAAGGTGGTGGGGATGATCGACGAGTCGGACCTGCTGCTCGCGGCCATCAACGACGAGACGCGCCTGCGCCTGCCGGTGCGCGACTTCATGTCCACGCGGCTCCAGACCGTGGATGTGCGCACCCCGTTGCCCGAGCTGCTCACGCTGCTCGACAAGGGCTTCGTGCCCATCGTCATGGCGGGGGAGGAGTTCATCGGTCTCATCACCCGCATCGATCTGCTCAACCACCTGCGGCGCAAGCTGCGCTGA
- a CDS encoding adenylate/guanylate cyclase domain-containing protein: MSQGPTQSSKSAGPRGPHLKGRFPDGTTGEFQLGELTTLGRHPSNTLRLVDREVSKEHATIERMGRDFILRDLGSSNGTFVNGRRVAELRLRDGDEISLGASKLVFYTGETVVGASAQATAPVGPGANPGRAAPRVTVVAQSHSIPAFLAQMDQQVPQNFRPAEQIQELATLKREYEKLRIAYEFHRQVSQQGKQADLFEQILSVAFQLLAADHGVVLKPGADGQFTPVAMKHRQGSPPNVMVSDTVLQKVAETRKAVLTADAIIDERFSSSESIVAQGIRSAMAVPLMCKGQLEAVLFLDSRQQTNAFSEKDLTILSGIAAQAAIALENAALAAQIQAEAVTRAELSRFLSRAVAEAVIRGETEDLRQSRLAEVTCLFADIRGFTTLSESESPQEVVSMLNEFFTLMAGVVFRHEGNLDKFIGDCVMAVWGPPLSHPDDPARALRAALEMQDAVEVLNGSRMAAGKPPIEVGIGVNTGQAVVGYMGSTERHEFTAIGDTVNTASRLCGLARGGEVVANQSTIQKAGSGFDAEPLPVTQVKGKEKGVRAYRVHGLEITNSRR, from the coding sequence GTGAGTCAAGGCCCCACCCAATCCTCAAAATCCGCTGGTCCTCGGGGGCCGCACCTCAAGGGGCGGTTCCCGGATGGGACGACGGGAGAGTTCCAGCTCGGGGAGCTGACGACCCTGGGCCGGCATCCCTCCAACACGCTGCGGTTGGTGGACCGAGAGGTCTCCAAGGAGCACGCCACCATCGAGCGCATGGGGCGGGACTTCATCCTGCGCGACCTGGGCTCCTCCAACGGCACGTTCGTCAACGGACGGCGCGTGGCGGAGCTGCGGCTGCGCGACGGGGATGAGATCAGCCTGGGAGCCTCCAAGCTCGTCTTCTACACCGGGGAGACGGTGGTCGGGGCCTCGGCCCAGGCGACCGCTCCGGTGGGGCCGGGAGCGAACCCGGGGCGCGCCGCTCCTCGGGTGACGGTGGTGGCGCAGTCGCACTCCATCCCCGCGTTCCTCGCGCAGATGGATCAGCAGGTGCCGCAGAACTTCCGGCCCGCCGAGCAGATCCAGGAGCTCGCCACCCTCAAGCGCGAGTACGAGAAGCTGCGCATCGCCTACGAGTTCCACCGTCAGGTGAGCCAGCAGGGAAAGCAGGCGGATCTCTTCGAGCAGATCCTCTCGGTGGCCTTCCAGCTGCTGGCGGCGGACCACGGCGTGGTGCTCAAGCCGGGCGCGGACGGCCAGTTCACCCCGGTGGCCATGAAGCACCGGCAGGGCAGCCCGCCCAACGTGATGGTGTCCGACACCGTGCTGCAGAAGGTGGCCGAGACGCGCAAGGCGGTGCTCACCGCGGACGCCATCATCGACGAGCGCTTCTCCTCCTCGGAGAGCATCGTGGCGCAGGGCATCCGCTCGGCCATGGCGGTGCCGCTGATGTGCAAGGGCCAGCTGGAGGCGGTGCTGTTCCTGGACTCGCGCCAGCAGACCAACGCCTTCTCGGAGAAGGACCTGACCATCCTCTCGGGCATCGCGGCGCAGGCGGCGATCGCCCTGGAGAACGCGGCGCTGGCGGCGCAGATCCAGGCCGAGGCCGTCACCCGCGCCGAGCTCAGCCGCTTCCTGTCGCGGGCGGTGGCCGAGGCGGTGATCCGCGGCGAGACCGAGGACCTGCGGCAGAGCCGGCTGGCGGAAGTGACGTGCCTGTTCGCGGACATCCGCGGCTTCACCACCCTGTCGGAGAGCGAGTCTCCGCAGGAGGTGGTGTCGATGCTCAACGAGTTCTTCACCCTGATGGCGGGCGTGGTGTTCCGCCACGAGGGGAACCTGGACAAGTTCATCGGCGACTGCGTGATGGCCGTGTGGGGGCCGCCGCTGTCGCACCCGGATGATCCGGCGCGGGCGCTGCGCGCGGCGCTGGAGATGCAGGACGCGGTGGAGGTCCTCAACGGCTCGCGCATGGCCGCGGGCAAGCCGCCCATCGAGGTGGGCATCGGCGTGAACACCGGCCAGGCCGTCGTGGGCTACATGGGCAGCACCGAGCGCCATGAGTTCACCGCCATTGGCGACACGGTGAACACGGCCTCGCGCCTGTGTGGGCTGGCCAGGGGCGGCGAGGTGGTGGCCAACCAGAGCACCATCCAGAAGGCCGGGAGCGGCTTCGACGCGGAGCCCCTGCCCGTCACCCAGGTGAAGGGCAAGGAGAAGGGCGTTCGGGCGTATCGGGTGCACGGGCTGGAGATCACCAACTCGCGGCGATGA